DNA sequence from the Suricata suricatta isolate VVHF042 chromosome 14, meerkat_22Aug2017_6uvM2_HiC, whole genome shotgun sequence genome:
TACGTAACTAAAAGCACAGCAGCACATCAGCCTACGCCCTGTCCTAGACAGGAAATACACGAACAGAAAAATCGGCAGTAAGACGGTATCTTCACGTACGTACTAGACGACCAGACGGACCAGTCCGCTGTGTCCCGGGTTCAGAGACCCCGTGGACGTAGCGGCCGCAGACTCCCCTGGAACGGACAGGCCTGGACGACTTCGTTCTCCGACAGACTGGGTGTCGCTGATGTGATTTACCAGAAGGATAAACACTTTTTCACTAAAGTTTCGTCAACTGAAGTACAGCCCGACCCCACTGGCTGCCACACTGGAAAATGCACACTATCCAGAATCCTGCCACCCCTGACTCGTTTTCGAGAGGTCGGCGGCTTGGGCTCTGCGGCAGGGTTCCGGCCCCGGGACCTCCCAGCGGGACCGCCAGCAGCCAGGGCCGGGGGGCCGTTGTCCCTCATGTGGGACCGCTCACGCCCTGTAGAGCTGGTCTAGATGCCATGGGGaccctccctcctgtccctgggAGACCCAGAAATGCCCCGGGTCCCCCGGACGCCATGTGCGCTGGGCTGGACGGTGCTCCCCCCGAAAACGTCGGTGCCCCCACCTCCAGCACCTTACGTGGCAAAGCGGACTTTGCAGGTGTGATGAGCTGAAGGTTGGAGATGGAGATCCTCCGGGGTCCCCacgagagggaggcagggggtccGCGGCAGAAGCCGGGCCGCTGACTCCGAGGGGGAGGGGGTCCCAGGAGCGCAGGTGTCTCTCAGCAGTGGAAAAGGTACGGAAAGGggttctctgccccctccccaccgggAACACTGCCCCGCCCACATCCCTCCCGTTAAGACTTCTGACTTGCAGAACTACTGAAAAACCAGTTTTCATTGCTTTGAGCTCCTCAGTGTGTGTGATTTACGACAACAGCAATAATGCACCTCCTTCGGAGGAAGCCCggcaggggccccagggccccccctGCCCTGCGGACCTGGGGTCCAAGCCACACGCAGGGGCACACGAGCAGGGCTCGGCCACGTGGCCACCGATATTCGCCAAGCCCGACTTCAGGAAATATCAGTGCGGTGCTGTTAAAACATTGCATTTTTAGATTCACGGCTTTACCTGGTGAATCCTTCCCTCTGCGTGCGATCCTAGGACCCCTCTCACGCCGATGGAGGCTGCGTTTCCAAGTGTCTTAGGGAATTTGTCTTTGAAAGGCAGAAGTCCTTAGCTCTCCTGGGGCGGGGGGTCCCAGCTGAGGGAgatgatggagagagaaaggggggagccccccagggcccctggggagagagaagcaccCGATCTTTGGAAGGAGAGCTTCTCTGCTCCGAAATTGCAAACCACACGGTGTAATTCCGGCGAAGGGTACTCATTCAGGGGCCTGGTTCAGGAGAGGCACTGAAATGAGATAATCCATTTATCGAGGTGCCTTTTGtctcaagaaaacagaaacaatgggCCCTatttagcagagagagagattctgtgtCTGGAGAATGTTAATAAATCACAAacccaggagaggaggaaaacCTCCGGATACTCCGGCCGGCTCCTGTTTCGAGTAAGCGGCCGCGACGTGGAAGGGACATGGATCAGGGGTTTCCTGGAGGCCGTGGGGACAGGCGGGCTCCGTTTCCCGGGGGTCTGACCCGAGGGGCGGGAGCCGGCGGCGCTCGGGACCCAGTGGTCGCCCCCCACTGGTGAAGGGTCCACCCTTTGCGCCCGAGTCTTCTCCCACCGGTGTCGTCCGTTCCTTCTCACGTGTCTGTGGCCTTGAACATGAGGTTCTGTGGCTTCTCAGCGTGATTGCGAGAACGGCGGTCGTGGGACTCGGATGAGGATCATTATTCGTGCGAAACAGCCTTCCCGGTGTCGTGGGGGCCTCTGCGCCTCGCCTTCTGGGACTTGGCTGTGAGACCATTCCCTTTGCGGAAATGAGGGTTCTGAACCCGCGAGCGTAAGGTACTTACAAAACGTATATGGCTCGGACACTGTGGACTGACCTCCGGTGGCCCTTACTCCACCAGGCGCCGGTCCTCTCCCGGGACAGGGAGTCAAGTTAGCCTCGACCTTCGCAGCCGCGGCCCCACGGGCATCCGGACGGGACCGATCTCTGTGGAAGGGGACTGTCCCTTAGCCTCACTGGCCTCCAGCCTCAGGATGCCGGGAGCATCCCCTGCTCCCAGCTGTGAGGACCAGGAATGTGTCTAGACATTACCAGACGTCTCTCGGAGACAGAACACCTCTTAGTTGAGATCGCTTTCCACGCCCTCAGACATCCGGCTTATGCATTTGGGTAAcgccactgattttttttttagagttccCATACGCTAACTTTTCTAGGTGTTTGCTTTCCTCTGGGTAGACGGAGCACACATCTGCTCCTTTCTGTCTCAGACAATGCAGCATCACACAGCAGGCACGCGAGGGTGCAGAGCAAACACAGCGTAAGCCCGTCCCGTCTGGATTGTCTTCGAAACACTCAGGTGCCGTAGTTTTACGTTCTCCAGTCCAGCAGGAAAGCAGGGCCTGGTGCGGTTACCCAGCACTCTGTGCACatcccctgcctccacccttcAGAGCAaaccctggccccctcccctgctcctggacCGCCTGCCCGGTCCTCACATGCCGAGGTCCTGTGTTTATGCCGCCTCGTGGGCGTCCTCTCTCCAGTGTGGCCAGCATTCGTGTCCCAGCCTGGAGAGAATCGGCTCCGGAGAACCCTCCCCGGTCAACACGTCCACAAGAGAGCATCATGATGAAGGTGACATGTCCTGTTGGCTGAAAGGGTCATTTCCCCCGGCATTGTTCTGTCTGGATGCCAAGGGACACGGACCTCTCCTGTGTTCACTATCTCAGAATCTCAAAAACTCAATTTCCGGCAAGGCTTTGCGGAGAGTTCTTGGATACACACCTGAGGGACACAATATCCCAGCCCTGACAGCTGACACAGATAAAGAGCGCGGATAAACGGGGAGGGAGACAGCGAGTGAACGTGCAGTCCATGCGAGGACGGATGAACAGGTGCCGTCGCCCACTGCTCCCTGCGCCCTCCCCACAGCCTTGGGACACCAGCACGGGACGTGTCTGGGGCTACTGTTTCAGATCCACGAAAATGACCGATTGTCCTGTTTctgggagacagtgtgagcagatgaACCAGAAGGGGATGGTGGGTGTTGGTCTGTGCTCACCGGGTCCTGGCAGCCGTGGGACGGATCCGGGGTCCAGAGAGAAACACATGGAAGGCTGGCAGTCACCTCTGCTTACTCAGTCTGTAGGGTCAGGGTCCCCAAAACGTGAGATGAGTTCCAGGGACGGAGTCACAGCACAGGAGGACGCCTAGGGCGCAGGGATGTGGCGTGAAGTCGCCCAAGTCTCACAAACGAGCAAGCGACTCCCTTTTCAGTTCTGTTTGGATTATTCTAATCCCGTCAAAAAGAAGGTCTCATTTTGGTGTCCTGGATCTTAAGCACCTGACACGCAATATCCTCCCCATTTAACAGAGAAGGGCCAACATTGGGCTCAGAGCCATAGACTGGCAACAGGAGCATGGGATCCTGTGTTTCCATTTATACTGGGATTCTCCAAACAAATGCATTAATTAATTCACTGatattttattgagcatttacttaaaaatgattaattattGATAAAATCATTGATTAATTTGCAGCACATCAGTATATGAATAATGTCATGGAAGTGTTATCTGAATGCCAGAAGCTTAGGAAACACCATCTTCAGTGTGGAGCGCTGTGTGCACAGGCAGCTGTCCCTGGCCGTCATGGGCAAACCTAGCCTCAGTAAATTCTTGCTTTTGAAGACTGTATACTTTTAGaccagttttaggttcacagtaaaatTGAGGAGATGGTAAAGTGAGTTCCCACCTACCCAACGTCCATAGTTCACTTTAGGATTCCCTCTTGGTGTCATACCTTCCGTAGGTTTGGGCCgatgtataatgacatgtgtgTAGCATGGCAGGACCATACAAGGTATCTCCACTGCTCTTAAAGTCCTCTCTGCCGTCTTCGTTGGCTGACGTAAGTCACGCGGCAATGTAGATGCAAGGAGTGGGCCAAAGACTCTCCTTCTTGAGGAGAGGGCTGCAGGGCCACGGCAGAGGGTGTGGCTACGGGAGAATGGGGCCGTCTGTGATTGCTGCACAGCACTGCTGTTGTGTCCTCTAGGCTTGGCTCTATCTACCTACTCATCTCTCCACTTCCTATGTGCCCATCCATTCACCTTCCTGTCCATTCATGCATGCACCCATCCAGCCAgccatccactcattcatccacccatccccccatctgtccacccatctgtccatccatccatccctccatccacctgtccatccatccattcaccttCCTGTCCATTCATGCATGCAcccatccagccatccatccactcattcatccccccatccccccatctgtacacccatctatccatccatccatccatccacctatctaTCCACTCGTCTGTCCATCGGTCTGTCCATGCATCCAGCCACCTGTCCATCCACCCACATATCTATCCCCCCATCCAACCATCTATCCACCCAGCTATCCACCCACCCAGccatccaaccatccacccacccgtccacccatctgtccatccatccatccatccatccacctgtccatccatccattcaccttcctgtccattcacccatccatccacccatccatccacccatccattcatctatccatccacccatccatccatggAAAGTGAAACTCCCAGAAGGTAAGAACTTGCTCCAAGAGCCCCTAATGGTTGAGTAGGTCAATCCCTGCCACCTCCATGGCCAACCTTCATGCGCCTAACCACCATGCTAGACCCGCTTCCTTCTTCACAGTGTCTGTCTCTTCCTGCTCATGTTAAATCTCTCATGAACTGGAAAATTCAGAACTGCATTTGGCAGGAAGGTAAGAGCAAGGCACTTTTCGCTCCACGAGAAGATAAGGAGTGACATGCTTAAGTAACGGAGAAtctggagagaggagacagctAGACGCAAGCCTGCTCCAGCTTTATCTGCTAGAAAACAAACTCAGCATTTACTAAAAAACAACAGGCTCCTATTTTAGGCTTTCTTGGGCATGggaaactcacaaaaccatggtGAAAAAAGGAATCCCTCCCTGCAGCAGGAGTGAAGAATGAGGAGAAGGCTTCATGGAGAAGACTGTGGTGGGGAGTCCCCGCACACAGGGGCCTCAGCACCCTGCTTCTCCTTCAGGGACTcgcacacacaccccttcacCCCAAACAAATCAGTCTCCAGATCTTCCAGGTTTGAGAGCGTTGTTGGACAGGACGAGTGCGCTAGAACAAAACATCTGACGGACAGTTCAGTTTGGTTTTTATAAAGTATCTCAAGCAGCTGAAACAGTCCATGATTCTTTAAGGACATGGAGTCAGAACTCTTTCTAGGATGTCCTCCCCTGGCAGGGCCTTCTGAAGGCGTTTAACCCGGTTCCGGAATGAAGCGCAGAGCCCGATCCctccagagagagggaagagggggcgGGGCCCCCTTGTGACTGGTGCCCCTGCACACAGTCTCTGGCGGGGAGCAGGAGGGGacgctgcttctttgaaaagccGTCTCAACAACCAGCGCTTTGGGCCACGGCAGCACCCAGGGCGGCTTTGGTCACCGGCCAGTGTCCCTGCCAGGAGGAGGATGAGGGCGGCTCCCAGAGGAGAGGGGCCAGGCTGCCCCGTCTGCCGGGTGGGCCGTGCCTGCCGCCGTCAGGAGGAAGGccgggggggagggaggggggagttgGAGCGGCCGGAGGAGACAGAACCGTCCTCTCCCTCAGTATATGTGTGGGGCCCTGTCTGCATTGCTGGGCTGGTTTCAAAGACAAGGGCAAGGCTGCGGGCTTGGGGGGGCCTTGCAAAGTCAGCAGTTGGGCACTTGAACCTTAGTCATGTGTGTGTAGTGTGAGCAACCGCACAATGTAAGGCAAAGCCACAGGGGCCCTTAGAGAGGAGAACCGTcgggcagcaaggagcctgctggCTGTACTGACCATGTCTGCCGTGGacaggggagggcaggcaggcaggggtgaTGCTCTTGCCCGTCTTGGCGTGATGACTTACCAGCCCTGCCAGGCGGGGCTTTCCGGCCCTGATGCACCTGCGGGTGAAGCAGGTAACTGAGCCCCGTCGTCTGCTGAGTGTGTGCCCCACATACCTCCCCGTGGGCAGAGGTGGGTCCCCTTCTTCCTGACCCTTTAAAATGCTGTCagcaaggggcgcctggcgggctcagtcagttaagcatctgacttcggctcaggtcatgatctcatggttcgtgggttcaagccctgcgtcgggctctgtgctgaccgcttggagcctggagctgcttcggattctgtgtctccctctctccctgctccttccctgctcacgctctgtctctctctcttgataaacaaacattaaaaaatttttttctgaatactgTGGGCAAAACAAAGCCCACCCCAGCTGGGTGCAATGCCATCGTGAGCAGCTTGCTGTCTCGCCCAGTTTGCCCTTTTTCGTTTTGACTTGATATTTTTTGCTctgcaaaagattttaaaaaatcctttaccAAAAAATCCTTTACATAGGCAAGTTTATCACTTAGTTTAAAATTGCATTTGGATTTTGAGTCCTAATGAGAAAGCTTAGCCTACACTCAGCTCCTAAAGAAATTCATCTGTTGTATTCTTTTAGTGCTGAAAAAAATGGATACCTTTGGATCTAGATCATTGATTCACGTGAAGTTTATTCCTGGATGTGTGGGAGACATGGACCTAATGCTATCTTCCGTTGCAGGTGGCCAGTCAGTTGTCCTAGAGCGATTTAGTAacgggtctctctctctttctggggcgtctgggtggctcagtcacttaaccatcGGACTGTTGACTTAGGCTCCGGGCTTGCTCTCACAGTTCCTGCGATCCagcaccgcatcgggctccgCGTGGatggcatggggcctgcttgggactctctccctctccctctgcccctccctgtttgctctctcacGAGAGTGCGCATGCGTGcgtgcaaaataaataaaggaacattaaaaaaaaccaaaaccaaaactagGTCTCTCTTTGTCCCGTGATTTGGGAGCTGCCTTCATCACACGCGACATTTCCAGGTGAACACGACCTCACTTAGGGACTCGTCTGTTCCACTGTCCATCTGTCCGTGTATCCGTGCCATTAAATGTTGCAAACTCAGGCTGACCGCTAATGAGCACCCTGACTGCACACCCGCTGGTATCTTGCCAGCTTTTTGTGATGTGGAGTCATGAAATCGGCGCTGTCGAGTCGTCCCTGACGAACAAACCTCCCCAGTTCGGAGGCTTGACCTGACACAGCTGACAGGAGGCGTTCACGGCGGCCCGGGAGGACCACGTGGGGCGGGAACGGTCCTCTTCTCTGAGCTGCTTACGGGCTGATGAGCTCCGAGCCCGCACTGACccttctttgcctttgttttcttcttccgtTGCCCCTGCAGTGATCGAGGGCCGCGGGGTCCCCGACGCCCCCCACAGGCTCTCCTCGCGGCCACCCTACCTGCCCGTGAGCTACCACATCCTCGGGGCCGAGACCTCCTTCTTCCTGCAGGAGACCACCCAGGACGCGCTGCCCAACGCCAGCCTGCACACCAGGGTAGAGTCCTTCTTCACCTACAAGGCCAGGAGGCCCCCACTGCTCAACGCCAGCTACGGGCCCTTCTCCGTGCAGAAGGTGGTGCCCCTGGACCCGACGGCCTCCGCCAGCCGCCTGGGGCCCCCCGGCAAGTCCGGCCTTGACCTGCGGCTGCGGGCGCACATCCTGCGGGACAAGGTGTACCTGAGCCGCCCCAAGGTGCAGGTGCTGTTCCACCTGCTGGGCCGGGACTGGGCGGCGCCGGGCGCGGCCGAGAGGCTGCCCTGCCTGCGGCTGTTCGCCTTCCGGGAGACCCGCGAGGTGCGGGCCGGCTGCCGGCTgcagggggccctggggctgTGCGTGGCCNNNNNNNNNNNNNNNNNNNNNNNNNNNNNNNNNNNNNNNNNNNNNNNNNNNNNNNNNNNNNNNNNNNNNNNNNNNNNNNNNNNNNNNNNNNNNNNNNNNNGGCCCAGGACGCGGCCCCGCTCAGCGAGCTGCGTCTGGACAGCAACGTGGCCGTCCGGCTGCCCTCCAGGCCCGTGAAACAAGGGGACGTGGTCACCGCCTACGTCAGCCTCGCCGGCAACTCCACCGTGGACCTCTTCGTTCTGAGGTAGGTGCCCCGCCTGGCCCTCGGCGACCGGGCACGTGTCTAGCGCCAGGTGGGGCTGGACCCCCCGGGCTTTCGCCACCTCCCCCCGGGACCCTCTGGCTTCAGGAGGAAGCCGAATTCCGCAGTCACCCCCACATGCTCGGCGCCTCTGACATGGGCGATGAGGGCGGGAGGAAGGGGGCCAGAAGCACATCcagaaggaacaagaaaaaacGAATCGCTCTTATTTGACCGTGAGCTGTCATTGAACTTGGAGGAGAAGGATGTGATTTTTTAGCTTTGAGTAGATACGCAGATATGGGTTGTGTGATGTCACGGGGCCCGAGGAGGGACATGGGGTTTGTGACATTTCATTTCGGGGGTGCATGTGAGAAAGGGTAAGGATACACGTACCCTTTACGTAAAATAATTGTTGGGGTTCGGGACTGCCAGGTCGGACCTGGGGGGACCTCGGTGCCCGAGCCCAGGATGGCGGCGATGAAGGCGTCAGCACAGCAGTCAGCACACGGGGCTGTTCCATCTCCTACAAAAGGAAGGAACGGAAAGTAAATTGAAACCACAGAGTAACGTGGCTGCCGTAGCCACTGTTGGCTCAGCAGACGGCTCGCCTTCTAACGGGGCGTCTCTGTCACTCTGGGTGACGATTCTGGGTTCGGTATGGGAGCGTCTGTTACCTGAGGATTATTCGTACTGGAGAAAAGCCCCTACGGCAAACCCTCTTACAATGTGGACCCGGGTTCCGTAATAATGAGAGAATATTTGATTGAGATttgtttaaaagataaagatgatAAGAAATGCTTTTTCCTCACCCTGATTCTATTTAAGAAGGACTTAGGTTATAATACAGTGACGCTGTGAttctttttagaataaaaaaagtcGCACGTGGTAGGAGTTGTTTGGGGAAAATATCTGCTGCATAGGATGATAGCATTTTATATCGTGTTTCTTTTGGTTTAAGTTTTGCCGTTTACCTCGGAGAACTGCCCTTCCAGAggctttttttgtgtttgtgtgtttgcacGAAATGCCCTCAACGGTTTGAGACGTTTCTCCAGGCGCTTCTTCATCCCTTCGGATTCAGTTAATTCTCTTCTGAAGTGTCCGTCTTGTCATTGTCCTTGAAATCTTCTTCCCTTCGAGGTTTAGCGGGCTAATTGTGTCAGACCTCCCCTTGCGTTCTTGCACGTGACTGATGACTTCTACAACATCGCTCTGAGATCCCGCATCTCTCACAGGATACCCAGTTCTCCCCGCGGGAATTCCCAGCACGTCTACACCGTCGGCCTCCGTGGTCAGCCGGACGCCCGCTCGCCGTGGGTGAGCTCGGACACCCCTCCCTGTCAGGGCACCAGCAACGTCAGCCTTATCGCCGCGGGGCCAGGATTGCGCACATTTGGATAAGAGGCAATGGCCTTGCTCCCTCCCGTCTTGGGGGGAAAGACACTGACGGGGAAGGTGTGAGTCCCCGGCGCACTCGACTCCACCTCATTTCATTGTAGGATAGACACGGGCAGCCCTGGCTTTGGAAAGCAGACGCAGAAGCGCGGGAGCTGACGGAGCCGGGGGTGAGGACACAGGCCCGGCCGGCTCGCCGCTGAGTCcctgtcttccctccctgccGTGGGGCCTCAGGGGTCGTCCCGGCTCCGTGGGCCTCTGTCCCCTGTGTCTCCATCAGAGGCCGTCAGAGCCCGGCCGGGGGCGGAGGCCCCGAGGGCCGGTGTTTGTTTGTAAGGTGCTCAGAGCAGCAGCTGGCGCGCAGGAAGCGCGTGCATGACTGCGGAGCGTCCCGCGCGGGGCGGGGCCTGAAGGTCCGTCAGATGGCGCATCAGGGCGGAATTCTGTCTCAGCAAGAGGACGTCGTGTCTCCTGTGAAACCTCGGCGGCCCGGAGTGGGTTCCCGCGTCACCGGGAGTTTGTTCAAAGAGCAAAAccggtttttgtttttgtttttatttgtaatactGACAAGCGCTTTGGAACACGGACAGCAGTGACAGCGGGGTTCAGCCGTGGACGGTGCTTAACGCTGTGAAGTATGGCCGCCCTGTTTCTCCCTTCCTGATCTTTCCAGCCCCAGAGCAGAGTCCTGGGGGAGACAGGAGGCCCAGAGGATGTGGGGACCATGGGGACCGTGGAAGAAGCAGGTTTCCCCATTCCAGAGAATGTATTTCActtaaagaaattgttttttaggttgtttttttttttttgagagagcgcatgagcaagAGAGTGCAAGAATGAGCAAGGGAAgaaccgagagagagagagagagagagagagagagagagagagagcgcaagcatgagcaggggaggggcagagagagagacagtcccaagcaggctgcaagctgttagcacagagcccaacacgggcctcaaacccacaaacacgagatcatgacttgaggcaaactcagacgcttaaccaactgagccagccgggtgcccctgattatttattttgagagcgagaaagcgAGTttgggtgagcaggggagggatggagagagagtcccaagcagaatctgcactgtcagtgtggcgcctgacgtggggctccaacctgcGACcttgggatctgacctgagccaaaatcaagagtcagacgctcaactgactgagcgccgGGGGCGCCCCCAAAGTAATTTTCAGGTTTCAGTTCATTGTTTCATGGATCGAACAGTCAgtaagagagcaggagaggacgCACACAGACGTGAAAGGAATGGTGACTGCGCCCTTCTTCCCCCCAGTGGTGGCTCAGACAGCAAGCCTGTACTGGAGACAGGACTTTCAGGGAGTTGTTAGGGGGACAGTACCCTGTTTTGAAAGCTGGCCTAGGCCTCTGTGATAAgatcatttcacaaatgagaccCTCTTCCGTAGGCAAAAAGAAGCGACCTGATTTTCACTCGAGACGTCCCGAATTTAGATCACAGTCAAGATGGGGAAAGTTggagctttcttttctttagtcaTAGTGTTATTTGGAAAACCTGCCTGAGAACAGAGGACAGAACGATTGCCAATGCTGGTGAAACATGTGTAACCGGGTGGTACGCGAACACATGTGTGTCCGTCCAGCCACGAGGCCCCTGGTCCCTTGTCACAGGCCAAAGCACAGAGCAGACATACATGGAATTCATGCAGACCTTTGTCACAGACATTCCTTTCATGGATTTTTCCTTCGTGACTCGCGGAGGCTTCTTGAAATCAGTATCAAGATTCCTTATAGTGAGAAGAGGCATATGTTCACTCTTCTGGGGACTTCCAGAATATTCCGACAATGGGAGTCGTTGGTCCTGAAACCCCCCATGGCCATCCCCACGTGCCTGAACATTCTGGAAGCCCTCGGGATGCTGAGGATGACACTCGTTTTGACCACTGCATCCTCTAAGCAGTTACATGGAGTTTCCAGAGTGTCTTTCTGTGTTGGGATCAATGATGACCTGtgctgggcgcctgggggctcagtcggttacgcgtccgacttcggctcaggtcagatctcacgttcgtgggtttgagccccgagtcaggctctgtgctgacagctcggagcctggagctgcttcggattctgtgtctccctctctctctgaccctcccctgctcgcacacacacactttctctctgtgtcaagaataaataaacattaaaaaatatttttaaaaaacgatgagctgtgctgacagctcggagcctggagctgcttcggattctgtgtctccttctctctctgctcctcccctgctcatggtctgtctctatcaaaatatcattttaaaaagttttttaaaacgaagaaagaaagaaaagaaagccattcgcagaggctggaggcagggactatttctttttctcgGACATTGGTTACAATATTAGgattttcttaaatgaaaggaaatgggtTACTGCTTACCTCCTCTCCATCTGGGGGAACAATTTAAGGTTTGCTTATGGTTTTCAGAGGCATAAGCAAGCAACGACCCAGGTCAAGTTACATCGCCTGTTTTGGCCAACAAGCTCAATTAAGTTTTGCTTGTGTGACCCACCTGGGTTTGTGGGCTCAGGGAGATTGGTCTCtgcacatgttttattttttttaatttttaaaaataaatttatttttgagagacagagaaagacagtgagagcaggggagggagagagagggagacacagaatcagaagcagctccaggctctgagctgtcagcacagagcccaat
Encoded proteins:
- the LOC115277509 gene encoding transmembrane protein 132D-like — translated: AQDAAPLSELRLDSNVAVRLPSRPVKQGDVVTAYVSLAGNSTVDLFVLRIPSSPRGNSQHVYTVGLRGQPDARSPWDRHGQPWLWKADAEARELTEPGVRTQARPARR